The sequence GCGGCAGTCTCCTCGCCGACCTCGATATATTCGGCATGCATGCGGTGGTCGCGGATGTCCGGACAACGTACCGGACTGAAAGTCCCATAGCCCACGTACAAAGTCACTTCGGCCCATTCGATGCCTTTGGCCTTGATTCTTTCGCGCAACTCGGGGGTGAAATGAAGCCCTGCCGTGGGTGCGGCCACGGACCCGGTCTTTTCCGTGTTCGAATAGGTGGTCTGGTACCGCTCACGGTCAGCCTCGCCGTCCGGCCGCTTGATGTAGGGCGGCAGGGGCAGATGGCCCAGGGTGTTGAACAGTCGGGTCAGGTCCCCTTTCCAGCGCAATGTGACCTGCCATCGGCCAAACTCGCCCGGTTCTTCCGCGGTCAGGGAAAAACTGTCGGAAAAGGTCACGACCGTGCCGGTCTTCGGACTCTTGGAGGCCCGGAGCAGTCCTTCGGCTCGGGCGATTGACCAGCCGTCTTCCTCTTTGGGCTCAAGCAACGGCAGCGGCGTGAGCAGCAGAAACTCGACCTGACCGCCGGTGGGCTTGTGGCCGAATATGCGCGCCGGGATGACCCTTGAATTGTTGGCGACCAGCAGGCAGTTGTCCGGCAGATATTCCAGCAGTTCCGTGAACCGGGTCGGTGTCAGGGTACCGGCCGCGCGATCAAGAACCAGAAGCCGGGAGCCGTCGCGTTGTTGGGCGGGTTCCTGGGCAATACGGTCTTCGGGCAGTTCGTAGTCGTAGCTTGACAGTCTGTAATCTTCAGGTATTTCCATAAATATATGTCCATCCTCGTTTCGGTCCAGGTTGTACAACAGCTGGAATTTCAACGGAATCTTTTTCTTTTACAATGATATCGGTATGCTATGTCAAGGTTGTGCCATTTGTTGTCAGGGGCTTGATATTGGCCGTATTCATGGTATTTCATATGCATGAATTGGCTTTCCGTGGCTGAGATAGCCAAACGCACTCGCATCCCCGCACCGACCGCGCGTCGGTATGCCGCCCTGTTCAAGGATTTCCTTGGAGGGAGGAAGGTCGGGCGCGTGACAAAATACCCGGAGGAATCCGTGGTCATTTTCGAACGCATTTCCCGTCTTTACGGGGACGGGCTTGTCACCAACGAGATCGACGACCGTTTGCGAAGCGAGTTCCCCAGAACCATAGAGGTGGAACACACCCCTGCCAACGCTCCGGGCTTTTCCGGAGACGGCATTGCCGATCTGGCGTCCACCTTCAACGATGTATTGTCTCGAGTGGCCTCCTGTATGGAGGTCATTTCGGATCAGAAATCCATCATTGAGCGGCAGCAGGAAGACATCCACAAGCTAAAAACGGCTTTCGTGCTTTTGGCCCGCAGTCAGAAACGCATCAAGCAGCTGCCCGCAGGCCCTGTTGCATTGCCCGAGGAAATATTCGAGCAGACCCGAGCGCTGGAGGAAAAGGATGCCGAGATCGAGGAGATGGCTTTGAAGCTGACCTTCGACACCTCCGACATCAAGGCCAAACTCCAGATTCTCGAAAGCGAACTCGTCCGCTTGCGCAAGGACAGGCGCGAAATGGAGCGTTATCTCCAGGACAAGATCGACCGTCTGAAAGAAGCCGCTTCCTGACAATAACAACCGAATTCTACATATACCCGAGGAGGAAACCATGCGTTCTTTCATCAAACTTCTTTTGCCCCTTTTGATCGTCGGCGCCCTTGCCGCCTGCACCACGACTTCCGCGTCCTCTTCCAAATCGGAGCAACCTGCCGCCCAGAACTATCAGGAGCCGGATTACTATCTCGATTTCGACGACATCATGATTCCCAAGGAAATCGACTATCAGAACGATGGTTCCTACAAGCTCGACAATTCCAAGTTCCGGGCTTCGATCATGAAGTTCAAAGGCCGTGTCGAGATCCCGGAACTGGTCCAGTATTTCATCAACAACATGACCAAGGACAACTGGACGCTGGTGTCCAACAACAAGGCCAGCTCGGTCCAGTTCCTGACCTTCGAAAAGTATAACAAGAGCTGCGTCATCGAAATTGATGATACCTTCGCCTCCTCCACCACGACGATTTTTGCCGTTGAGGTCAAGGACGCCGGCGACCTGAAGAAGAAGTAGCATGCAACCGCATTACGGCTTTGCCGGTTTCATGGGCAAGCGCGTCCACTTGGGCGTGACAGGGTCCATAGCCGCCTTCAAGGCGCTTGATCTGGTGCGTTCCCTGCAACAGGCCGACTGCATGGTTTCGGCCACCCTTACGGACGCCGCAGCCAGGTTTATCACACCGCTTTCCTTCGAAGCTCTGGGCGCGTCCCCGGTTTATACCGGCATGTTCAGCGAGGCTCCCGACGCGGACACCGCATTTGGCCACCTTGAGCCCGGACAGACGGCCGATGCGATGCTCATCGCTCCCGCCACAGCCAATATCCTGGCCAAACTGGCCTTCGGCATGGCCGACGATATGCTTTCCTGCCAGGCCCTGGCTTTTCCCGGCCCCAAAATCGTCGCACCGGCCATGAACCCGCGCATGTGGGCGGCTCCCGCCACCCAGCGCAACTGGGAAATGCTTGGCGAACTGGGGTTCATTCGCGTGTTTCCCGAGGCGGGATCGGTTGCCTGCGGGGACATAGGCACGGGCAGACTCGCGCCTGTGGACGAAATATTCCTGGCCACGCTCAAGGCGCTCGCTCACCAGGACATGGCCGGCAAAAAGGTATTGGTCACTCTCGGCCCCACCCGCGAGCCGTGGGACGCGGTTCGTTTCTGGTCCAACCCGTCCAGTGGTACCATGGGTGCCTGTGTGGCTGTGGCCGCCTACCTGCGCGGTGCGGACGTAACCGTTGTGGCCGGACCTACGGCGCTGACGTTCCCCAACGACATAGCCGTGGTTTCCGTGACCACCGCCAATCAGATGTATGAAGCGTGTACCGACTTGTGGCCGTCCATGGACATGGGCTGCCTGACCGCGGCCGTGGCCGACTACCGTCCTGTGCCTTTTGGCGATACCAAGTTCAAGAAAACGACTTCGGCGGGTGCGGGTATCACGGTCGAGTTTGAGACCAACCAGGATATCCTCAAGACTTTGGGCACGTCCAAAAGCGCCGGACAGAAACTCATCGGTTTTGCCGCCGAGACCGACAATATTCATGAGGAAGCGGCTCGCAAACTCGCGTCCAAAAACCTCGATCTCATAGCGGCTAACAATATCAGCAAAGCGGGAAGCGGCTTCGGCGTGGCCACCAACGAGATGTTCGTACTGGATGCCAAGGGCCGCAAGGAGCAATGGCCGCAACTGCCCAAAACCGAAGTGGCGTGGAGACTATGGGATCACCTTCTGCTCGACTGAATGTAAGGGAAAGTCTTCGGCCATGGCTCGAGTCCGGCCTCGAATTTTTCTATGCCCCTGGTGGACTGGCCACTGAATCGACTTCGGAACCCGTTCAGGTTCAGCCAGCCGCAGCTCCGGCCTCCCCGATGAATG is a genomic window of uncultured Pseudodesulfovibrio sp. containing:
- the queA gene encoding tRNA preQ1(34) S-adenosylmethionine ribosyltransferase-isomerase QueA, encoding MEIPEDYRLSSYDYELPEDRIAQEPAQQRDGSRLLVLDRAAGTLTPTRFTELLEYLPDNCLLVANNSRVIPARIFGHKPTGGQVEFLLLTPLPLLEPKEEDGWSIARAEGLLRASKSPKTGTVVTFSDSFSLTAEEPGEFGRWQVTLRWKGDLTRLFNTLGHLPLPPYIKRPDGEADRERYQTTYSNTEKTGSVAAPTAGLHFTPELRERIKAKGIEWAEVTLYVGYGTFSPVRCPDIRDHRMHAEYIEVGEETAAAVKRAKAEGRPVIAVGTTSARTLEGMVREAGSIRQFSGETDIFISPGYTFQVIDGILTNFHLPESSLIIMISALAGRKTILDAYAYALKNNFRFFSYGDAMLIL
- the coaBC gene encoding bifunctional phosphopantothenoylcysteine decarboxylase/phosphopantothenate--cysteine ligase CoaBC, which encodes MQPHYGFAGFMGKRVHLGVTGSIAAFKALDLVRSLQQADCMVSATLTDAAARFITPLSFEALGASPVYTGMFSEAPDADTAFGHLEPGQTADAMLIAPATANILAKLAFGMADDMLSCQALAFPGPKIVAPAMNPRMWAAPATQRNWEMLGELGFIRVFPEAGSVACGDIGTGRLAPVDEIFLATLKALAHQDMAGKKVLVTLGPTREPWDAVRFWSNPSSGTMGACVAVAAYLRGADVTVVAGPTALTFPNDIAVVSVTTANQMYEACTDLWPSMDMGCLTAAVADYRPVPFGDTKFKKTTSAGAGITVEFETNQDILKTLGTSKSAGQKLIGFAAETDNIHEEAARKLASKNLDLIAANNISKAGSGFGVATNEMFVLDAKGRKEQWPQLPKTEVAWRLWDHLLLD